In Rhodopirellula sp. P2, the DNA window GCTGGATTTGGCGAACTCGGATCGCCATGGCCGCAACGACGGTCGCCGCCGCGGGAGCTTGGTACTTTTTTTCCTGAGCCGACCTCGGTCTTCACTTCGATCTCGCTGCCTCCTCGCGTTTTTTGCAAACGTTCCTTTCTCCCCCTCGTCTCGCCATGCCGCTGACCGGACCCACCGTCCATCAACAACTGCTGACGGCTTACAACCAAGCCGCCGTGAAATTGGAACAGTTCCGTTCTCAGTTGGGTGACTTTCAGTCGACCCAAGACACGTTGCAAAATCAGCGGGAAGAGACGCTGCGCAGTTTGGCTCAGCACTACCTGCCGGAGTTGACCACCGAAGCGATCCAGGAGACCTGGTCCGAGGTGCGACCCTCGATGGCCGAAATTCTATTGCGAAAACAGGACCATGCACGGCGATTGCACGAGGACCTGGAGGCCGACACGCATGGACGAGAGACCCAAGAAGCCGCGCTGGCGGAGCTGAATGAATCGATCGAGTTGGCCGAAGCGAAGCAAGAAGAACTGATCACCGCCGTCGAGCAAACGCTCCGAGAGAACCCCGGTTTTGTGACTCTGTCGGACCGCGCCGCCATGGCCGAGGCCGCGCTGGAACGCGCCGAAGCCAACTTGGACGAAATCAGTCAAGATGCCGCGAGAAAGCTGCCGGCGTACGAAGAGTGCAATCTGTTCAGCTACTTGAAGGACCGAAAATTTGGAACGTCCGAGTACACCCACCGTGGGCTCACGCGGCGGATGGACCGCTGGGTTGCCAAGCTGACCAAGTACCACGAATCCAAACGCAACTACGACTACTTGACGACCACTCCCGAGACGATGCGAACGATCATCGCGGAAGATCGGGAGGCTCTCGAAACCGTCATGGAAGAGCTGGCGAAATATCGAGACGATGCCGCTGCCCAACACGGATTGGATCAACACCTTCGCGAAGTGCGGACGCTCCATCGGCAACGCGATGCGACGCTGAAGGATCTCGACGAGTGGACGCAGCGTTGTGAACAAACACAGGCCAAGCTGACCGAGCTCGAGACGCCGCAGTGTTCGTATTACCAAGAAGCGATCGATCTGTTCCGTGACATGCTGGCTCGGACCGACACACATGAACTTCGCCAGCAAGCCCGGCGGACGCCCGAGATCACCGACGATCAAATCGTCGCGTCGCTACGTGGGATCGAAACCCGCATGGACGAGACGGAGTTGTCGAGCAATCGGCATCAGGATGAAATGGTGGAGCAGCAACAAATCCATCAAGCGATTGGCCGATTGATTCAGCGATTTCGTGCGTCGGGTTACGAGCAAGCTCGTTGTCAGTTCTCGGACATGCTCGATGTGCTGACGCCGCTGGATCGAGCCCGCACGGCACACGATGTGGACGACCTCTGGAATTCCATCCGGCGGATGCAAAGTTGGGGGCCAACGGCGATGGATCGAGTCACCAACGTCGCGACGCATCCCATGACGCAGGTCCTGGTCAACGCAATGGCGCATGCTGCCGCTGGTGCGATGAGCGAGCACGCTCGCCGCGCCGGTCGACGCACCCGTCGTCGCCGCTGATCGCTTTCGAATCGCGTGGTCCGTGTTGGGTCTCGAGTCGCTTCTCGCTTCTCCCTATCGCGGAGGTCGTGCCGTTTTGAAGTCGTGACTTGCAGGACCCCGCCCGCTGAAAACGGGAGGGGTCGGAAAACGAGCGTTCAGCGAGCTTTCCGGGGGAGGGTAATTCACGCCGCCTCCCATGCCCGTCCCTCACCCTCGCGTACGCCTGAACGGCGTCGCGCGATCTGTCCCCCAACTTCGTTTCGGGAGAAGGGTTCGGGCCGTAGCGAAAGTCGTCAAGACTTTTGGTTTTCCCGCTATCAGCAAAACGCTTGCCGAGTTTCGCTACCCTGAAATCAAGCTGTAACAGACCACTGGTTGGCAAAACAAGAAAAAGCCACGCTTGGATGATGGGCATCCAGGCGTGGCCGATGTTGTTGTCTGAGCGATCTTGCTCAGAGAAATCGTTGAGTGTTCCCGGCGATCAGCGAGTGCCGTTGCTCTCGGCCGCCACGCGTGGGATTTCTTTGGCAGCGACGAAGAAGTTGTCGATCTCAGCTGTTTGCTTGAGTTGGTCGTATTTCAGACCCATCGCCACGTTCATTTTCTTTTCGATCAGAACGCTGCGAAGTTCTTCTTGGACCGCATTGAAGTCCGAAACAACGGGCTCGGTGAATCCTTGGCAACGCAGGATGATGTACTTGTCGCCGGTTGCGATGATGCCACTGAGGTCGCCGGGCTTCATTTGGAAGACCTCTTTTTCAACCGAGGGTTGGCCACCGTGTTTGCGAATCGGTGGGACCTTCCCGAAGTTGCTGGAAGAAACCGGTTCGATGCTGTACTGGTTGGCCAGCTGGCCGAAGAATTGGTCCGTTGGGTTGTCGCGAGCCATCTCCCAAACCTTTTGGGCGCTGCGTTGGTCGGACAACACGCACGCCAGGACTTCGGCACGAGGTCCGTAGTGCGATTCGAAGCCTTGTTGCAGGTCTTCTTGGGTCAGGTTCGTTTCGTCTTCGACCAACTTCTTGAGTGCGACGCTCGGCCAGACCACATCTTCGATGTAAACCTCACGGGTACCGGGGCCACCTTCGAGGACGGCAGCGAACCAGCCTTCGATGTCCGCGGATCCGTTGGCGTTCATGTAGCCAAAGCTGATCGCTGCTCGTTCGATCTCGAGTTTCAAGTCCTCGTTGCTGATCTTCTTGCCCGATTTCGCGAGCGCTTGAGTCAGCAGCTTGCGATTGATTTCGCCTTCCAAGACGCTTTCGCCATGACGCTTGATGCATTCGGCTGCCACGTTGGCGATCGAAACTTGCTGTCCGTTGATGATCGCGGCGACGCCGGGGTGCTTGGCTGATGCTTCGGCATCTCCCAGGACTTTGACGACCTGAGCTTGCTCCTGAAGTTGGGCGAACAGCTGGCTGGCAGCCGTCTTCATTTTTTCGTCGCGGATTCGGTCGTTGATCTGTTCTTTGATCGCGGGCAAGGCTTGCGGTGCTGGTTGACTGGCTGGCATCCGGCGAACGGCTTGCAGGAACATCCAGTGGTCGCCGACTGGCAACACATCGGAGACTTCCGCGACATCCAAAGCGAAGGCGGCATCTTCGATGGCTTGGTCACCCATGTAGCGGCGGATCGGTGGAATCAAACCACCGACGCTGGCACTGGTGGGGTCTTCGCTGAACTCCTTGGCAAGGCGAGCAAAGCTGCTTGGTTCGGCGACGGCTTGAGCATGCAATTGGGTGGCTTGCGATTTGTCTTGCACCATCACCATCCGGCATTTGATCGCTTCGCCATACTGTGAAACAAAGGCGCGGTTGAATTCTTCTTGCGTCACGACCACTTCATCGGCCACCAGCTTTCGCAGTGCCAGCATGGGCCAAATGATTTCACGGCTGTATTGATCCGGTGTGATGTCGCGTTCTTCTTGCAGCAATTGCAGGTAGCTTTCGACATTCAGGCCGAACTTCTTGGCGACCCGAAAGATTTCGGTGCGAACCTCTTCGTTGGTGACGCCGAGTCCACGGCGTTTGCATTCCTGCATGATCAGGTGTCGGTTGATCAGGTTGTCCAGCACATCGGTCCCGTACCGCTCAACGCTGGCAGATGCCAATGCGTCACGTGAAATCGGGTCGGCATTGACCACGGCGACGACCGAGTTTTCCGCCGCTTCGACTCGCATGGTCGAAACGCCGCCCAGGATCGCCATGATGGCAGCGGTGAGCACAATGGCTCGCCGAATGAACGTGCGGGAAGACGTTGGGGGCAACGCCAAGTGTGATTGAATGGTCATCTTCGGACATTCCTTTATCCGGGTGATTTTGGTCCTGAAGTCGCGACTTTAGGAAAATCACATTTTTGCCTCAAGTTCAATCAAACCACGCAGCGACAGAAACGGCGGCAAAGAAGAGGCATCGCTGGTAAAGCGGGCGGTCTCGGCAGGTCAGGAAGGGTCAGGAGTTCGCTGCTTCTCTTTCGAACAAGCAAATGCGAGCGTGGTTGGGCAGCAATCCATCGGTCAACGGCTGTCCGAACGCTTCCATCGAATCGGCGAGCAACCGCCAGGATCCAGGCGAGTCTTCCATCGGTTTGGCCGGCAGCGGTTGGACGGTCGCTGCTTCCTGGGAGGCCTCTTCTTCCTGCAGAGGTGAGAGGCGGACCATGACCTGCAACGCCTCGTCCGGTGTTTGGTAGCTGAGCGAGTAGAGGTTGATCTCGCGGTTGACGTCGACGTGAAAGTGGTCCGGTGACAAGAGCCCGGTTTCAACGAAGCGTTTGCGGATCGAGATCAGGGTCTTGTACCAGTTTCGCATCGTTTCGCTGCCCGATTCCACGCTGCCGATCACGGAGGACCGCATGGCGGCTTCGTCGGTGGGGAGCACCCCGTCGCTCCAATCGTGCTGGGGGTAATCGCGTTTGCGACCTCGGACCACCGCCCGTTGCAAGCGCGGGTCGCCAAAGTCAACGAAGAACTGAAACGGGTTGGGGGAGGCGAATTCTTCTCCCATGAACAGCATCGGAATGGATGGCAGCAGGATCGCCAGCGTCACGGCGGCGGCCTGCGTCTCCGGTGAGGTCAGTTGGTGCAATCGCATGCCGGTCGGATGATTGCCGATGAAGTCGTGGTTTTGGATGCAGACGATGGACGACTGAGTGTTGATGCGTGGCAGCATTGCGTCTGTGTCCAAGGTGGTTTCCGACTCACGTCCTCGGTCGCCTCGGACGTCGCCAGCAAACACGAATCCACGCCGAAGCGTTTGTTCCAAGTCGCTGCCTGGCGAGTAAATTCGATGCGTGAGTTGTTCGCCCGGCCGAACAGTCGCGAACATGCTGTGGACATAGTCATCGCTCCACTGTGCGTCGAATCCGGTGCCGCCTTCGCTGAGTGGTTTGACCATCGCGGCATCGTAGACGTTGGTCTCGGCGATCAGCCAGACGCGACGGCCGACTTGGTCGGACCAACGCCGAATCTCTTCGCTCATCTGAGTCGTGATGTGTTTCTCCGAGTCGTCTTTCATGCAGTGAATGGCATCCACTCTCAGACCATCCAAGTTGTATTCGTTGAGCCACATGATCGCGTTGTCGATCACAAACCGACGAACGATGTCACCTCGTTTGGGATCATCGAAATTCGGGGCTGCTCCCCAGACGGTGTTGTGTTTGCGAGAGGTGTAAGGACCGAATTCAGACCAGTAGTTGCCTTCCGGACCGAAGTGGTTGTAAACCACATCGACCATCATCAGCAGCCCGCGGGTGTGCGCGGCGTCGATGAGTTGTCGGAACTCATCGGGAGTTCCGAACGCCGTCATCGGAGCGTACCAATGTGTTCCGTCGTATCCCCAGTTCCAGCGACCGGCGCACGCAGCAATCGGCATCAATTCAATGGCCGTGATTCCCAGGTCGACCAATTCGTCCAAGCGTTCGATGGCGGAGAGATAGGTTCCTTGCTCGGTGAACGTGCCCAGGTGCATCTCGTAGATGATCAGTTCATCCAATGCGTCGGCAGCTGAATCGGCTGTTGGTTGAAAGGGGAACTGAGTGGCGACAATCGCGGAAGGGCCATGGACACCTTCGGGTTGGAAACGCGATGCCGGGTCAGGAAGGGCATGCAACAGCATGTCGGCCGTCAGTTTGGTTGCCTCGTCATCGAACGCCTTGGCGTGTTCATCGCGAACGAATCGGAATTGGTACCGGGTGCCATCCGTGACCCCGTCGACGATGGCATGATGAAAGCCTCGGTCTTGGCGTTGCATTCGGAACAGTTGGTTGGGAAGCACTTCCAGGACCACTCGTTTTTGCTTGGGAGCCCACAACGTGAACTCGGCTCGGTTGGCGCCAATCAGTCGGGCTCCCCAGGGGATCGATTCAGGCAGCACTGCCGGGTTTGGTTCCGCCGGACTGTCTTCGGCAGGCGAATCAAACAGTCCAAACCAACGCGCGCCCTCCAGGACTCCTGACGTGCTGGTTCCACGCGCCAACTTCAGTCGATCCACCCAGCCCGAAGCGTGATGCGTGTCGGCAATCTGGCGAGCGATCTGGCGGTCGGCGTTGCCAACCACCACCGCTCGATAGCCAGCAATGAGTGCCGCGGTGTCGTTGCCCGAGTCGCCGCAGAACACGATCTGCTCTGGTTGCAAATCGTTTTGTTCACACCACCACTGCAACGCGAAGGCCTTGGAGGCTCCGTGAGGCAAGACGTCGACCAAGCCATCGTTGTTGAACGGGTCGATGCTGCTGACGATGCTGCATGGAAGTTCGTGCAGTTTGAGATACGCTTCGACCGCGTTGTGGCAAGCGTCCAGTTGGTCGGCGGGAACGTAGTAGCTCCACTTGTGGCGGCCTTGCTTGAACGACTCTTGCAAGGTGAAGTCGTCCAGTTCGGCGATTGCTTGCCGATGTTTCTCCACCTCGATGTCACCGAGGACTTCATCGAGCAGTTCTTCGTAGGCGGATTGGAGCACGTAGTCGCCCTCCGTGTCCCGGCGATAAATGCTGACACCAACGTCACACAGAATCCATTCTGGTTTGGGCAAGTCGAATTCGCCGATGGCGTTTCGCACTGAGTCGAAATGGCGTCCGGTGACAAAAACCAGGGGGATTTCGTTGGCCTGCAGCAACTCCCGAATTTGTCCCATCGACACTATGGCGGCATCGTCCCCTTCGAGAGGCAGGAACGTCCCATCCAAATCCGTTGCCAAGACTTTGGGTGGCAAGGACGTCATGGAAACGGTTCGTGCAGGACTGGGGTTGGATGCGATCGTGGAATTCATCGTGTAAGATTAAGCGGTGTCGCGTGAGGATGATGTTTCGATTTTCAATCAGTTCGCTTCTCCAGGATTACAACGCACGATGACCGATTCGTCGATTGCCCGCAGTCAAGATCATCCGGCAGGCGTTGCAATCATCGTGGGTGAAGTGCTTTGGGATTGTTTCCCCG includes these proteins:
- a CDS encoding peptidylprolyl isomerase — protein: MTIQSHLALPPTSSRTFIRRAIVLTAAIMAILGGVSTMRVEAAENSVVAVVNADPISRDALASASVERYGTDVLDNLINRHLIMQECKRRGLGVTNEEVRTEIFRVAKKFGLNVESYLQLLQEERDITPDQYSREIIWPMLALRKLVADEVVVTQEEFNRAFVSQYGEAIKCRMVMVQDKSQATQLHAQAVAEPSSFARLAKEFSEDPTSASVGGLIPPIRRYMGDQAIEDAAFALDVAEVSDVLPVGDHWMFLQAVRRMPASQPAPQALPAIKEQINDRIRDEKMKTAASQLFAQLQEQAQVVKVLGDAEASAKHPGVAAIINGQQVSIANVAAECIKRHGESVLEGEINRKLLTQALAKSGKKISNEDLKLEIERAAISFGYMNANGSADIEGWFAAVLEGGPGTREVYIEDVVWPSVALKKLVEDETNLTQEDLQQGFESHYGPRAEVLACVLSDQRSAQKVWEMARDNPTDQFFGQLANQYSIEPVSSSNFGKVPPIRKHGGQPSVEKEVFQMKPGDLSGIIATGDKYIILRCQGFTEPVVSDFNAVQEELRSVLIEKKMNVAMGLKYDQLKQTAEIDNFFVAAKEIPRVAAESNGTR
- a CDS encoding HAD-IIB family hydrolase, yielding MNSTIASNPSPARTVSMTSLPPKVLATDLDGTFLPLEGDDAAIVSMGQIRELLQANEIPLVFVTGRHFDSVRNAIGEFDLPKPEWILCDVGVSIYRRDTEGDYVLQSAYEELLDEVLGDIEVEKHRQAIAELDDFTLQESFKQGRHKWSYYVPADQLDACHNAVEAYLKLHELPCSIVSSIDPFNNDGLVDVLPHGASKAFALQWWCEQNDLQPEQIVFCGDSGNDTAALIAGYRAVVVGNADRQIARQIADTHHASGWVDRLKLARGTSTSGVLEGARWFGLFDSPAEDSPAEPNPAVLPESIPWGARLIGANRAEFTLWAPKQKRVVLEVLPNQLFRMQRQDRGFHHAIVDGVTDGTRYQFRFVRDEHAKAFDDEATKLTADMLLHALPDPASRFQPEGVHGPSAIVATQFPFQPTADSAADALDELIIYEMHLGTFTEQGTYLSAIERLDELVDLGITAIELMPIAACAGRWNWGYDGTHWYAPMTAFGTPDEFRQLIDAAHTRGLLMMVDVVYNHFGPEGNYWSEFGPYTSRKHNTVWGAAPNFDDPKRGDIVRRFVIDNAIMWLNEYNLDGLRVDAIHCMKDDSEKHITTQMSEEIRRWSDQVGRRVWLIAETNVYDAAMVKPLSEGGTGFDAQWSDDYVHSMFATVRPGEQLTHRIYSPGSDLEQTLRRGFVFAGDVRGDRGRESETTLDTDAMLPRINTQSSIVCIQNHDFIGNHPTGMRLHQLTSPETQAAAVTLAILLPSIPMLFMGEEFASPNPFQFFVDFGDPRLQRAVVRGRKRDYPQHDWSDGVLPTDEAAMRSSVIGSVESGSETMRNWYKTLISIRKRFVETGLLSPDHFHVDVNREINLYSLSYQTPDEALQVMVRLSPLQEEEASQEAATVQPLPAKPMEDSPGSWRLLADSMEAFGQPLTDGLLPNHARICLFEREAANS